The Cyanobacteria bacterium GSL.Bin1 genomic interval GACAACTTGAAGCCGATGGCATCCACCTTCTCAGAGGGGCAAGGGCACAAAAAGTGGAAGTGATTGACGGCAAGAAACATCTTTGGGTCGGCGATGAAAAAGTGGTTGTCGATGAAATTTTAGTCTCTTCTGGGCGCGTTCCTAATGTGAATTCTCTGAATTTAGAAGCAGCAGGGGTGCAATATAACGAAAAAGGCTTACTCGTTAACCAGAAACTGCAAACCTCTAACAAGCGTATTTATGGTTGTGGCGATGTGATTGGGGGGTATCAGTTTACTCATGTCGCTGGCTACGAAGCGGGAGTTGTTATTCAAAATGCCTTATTTTTCCCCTCTGCTAAAGCTGACTATCGGGTGATTCCTTGGGCAACCTTTACTGAACCGGAATTAGCCCGAGTCGGCTTAACCGAAAAACAAGCCAAAGAACGATATGGCAATGAGTTTGAAGTCCTCAAACAAGAGTTTGCAGATGTGGATCGCGCTCAAGCCGAAGGTGCGACTGAGGGCTTTGCGAAAATTATTACGACTCCCAAAGGACAAATTTTAGGAGCGCATATTGTGGGACCCTCTGCGGGAGAAATCATCCACGAAGTCATCTTGGCAATGAAGAATCAGTTACCCGTTTCGGCATTAACCGGAATGATTCATATTTATCCCACGCTTTCGGAAGTGAATAGTAAAGCTGCCTTGCAACTGAAAAAACGCAATTATGCTAAAAATGAGTTTTTACAAAACACGCTACAGAGACTGTTTGGTTTCTTACGGTCTATTGCCTAATCGACTAAGATAGCGCGATCGCGCATCATAGCAGTTGTTATTGTGAATGAACAACCTAATGTTTTGTTACACCAAGT includes:
- a CDS encoding FAD-dependent oxidoreductase; translated protein: MAVEYDVVIIGGGSGGLVVASAAAQLKAKVALVEKDRLGGDCLWFGCVPSKSLLHASRVAHEVKTSSRFGIYSTPPDIQFSEAMGHVQQAISNIQPNDSPERFEGLGVEVIFGQGEFKDEKTFTVNGRDLTARAFVISTGSRPKVPPIEGIEEAGFLTNEQVFSLKERPDSLAVIGAGPIGCELGQAFHRLGSQVTMISSRDHILPKEDPEAALVVERQLEADGIHLLRGARAQKVEVIDGKKHLWVGDEKVVVDEILVSSGRVPNVNSLNLEAAGVQYNEKGLLVNQKLQTSNKRIYGCGDVIGGYQFTHVAGYEAGVVIQNALFFPSAKADYRVIPWATFTEPELARVGLTEKQAKERYGNEFEVLKQEFADVDRAQAEGATEGFAKIITTPKGQILGAHIVGPSAGEIIHEVILAMKNQLPVSALTGMIHIYPTLSEVNSKAALQLKKRNYAKNEFLQNTLQRLFGFLRSIA